One genomic window of Terriglobales bacterium includes the following:
- the ruvA gene encoding Holliday junction branch migration protein RuvA: MIAHLRGRIVAKHPNQVIVEAGGVGYDVNITIPTFSELPAAGSEVALHIHTHVREDALALYGFLRAEEKRLFERLIAVSGIGPKLAVTILSGMAAEAMVAAIRDNDVAQLTRIPGIGKKTAERMVLELRDKLEGLAAAPAAPKASPLEEDVLSALVNLGYQRAAAERALARLASNGKGDSFEKLFRDTLALLAK, from the coding sequence ATGATCGCCCATCTGCGCGGCCGCATCGTCGCCAAGCATCCCAACCAGGTCATCGTGGAGGCCGGGGGCGTGGGCTACGACGTGAACATCACCATCCCCACCTTCTCCGAACTGCCGGCGGCGGGCAGCGAGGTGGCGCTGCACATCCACACCCACGTGCGCGAGGACGCGCTGGCGCTCTACGGCTTTCTGCGCGCCGAAGAGAAGCGGCTGTTCGAGCGCCTGATCGCGGTGAGCGGCATCGGGCCCAAGCTGGCGGTCACCATCCTGAGCGGCATGGCGGCCGAGGCCATGGTGGCGGCCATCCGCGACAACGACGTGGCCCAGCTCACCCGCATCCCCGGCATCGGCAAGAAGACCGCCGAGCGCATGGTGCTGGAACTGCGCGACAAGCTGGAAGGGCTGGCGGCCGCGCCCGCGGCGCCCAAGGCCTCGCCCCTCGAGGAAGACGTGCTCTCGGCGCTGGTCAACCTGGGCTACCAGCGCGCCGCCGCCGAGCGCGCCCTCGCCCGCCTGGCCTCGAACGGCAAGGGCGACTCCTTCGAGAAGCTCTTCCGCGACACGCTGGCGCTCCTGGCCAAGTAA